In Yersinia enterocolitica subsp. enterocolitica, one DNA window encodes the following:
- the hmpA gene encoding NO-inducible flavohemoprotein: protein MLDSQTIATVKSTIPLLAATGPKLTAHFYDRMFEHNPELKHIFNMSNQFNGDQREALFNAICAYAANLENLAALLPAVERIAHKHASLNIQPEHYPIVGHHLISTLDEMFSPGQEVLDAWAKAYGVLADVFIARESQIYQQSENSDGGWRTLRRFRIIKKEMQSEVICSFVLAPEDGGRVLDFKPGQYLGIYIEDERLEYQEIRQYSLTAAPNGKTYRIAVKREDQGTVSNYMHRELNEGDSVRIAPPRGDFFLDITPDTPVALISAGVGQTPMLSMLNTLHNQQHPAPVHWLHAAENGRVHAFADEVAAISDNMPNLSRHVWYREPTAQDNHGKDYHSKGLMDLSSHQWLAADPNRHYYFCGPLAFMQFVGRQLLAQGVAAERIHYECFGPHKVI, encoded by the coding sequence ATGCTGGATAGTCAAACCATCGCCACCGTTAAATCCACTATTCCGTTACTGGCCGCCACTGGCCCCAAGCTAACGGCACATTTCTATGACCGCATGTTTGAGCACAATCCTGAGCTGAAACACATTTTCAACATGAGCAATCAGTTTAATGGGGATCAACGCGAAGCCCTGTTCAACGCCATTTGTGCTTATGCAGCAAATCTTGAAAATCTGGCGGCTTTACTGCCCGCAGTAGAGCGGATCGCGCATAAACACGCTAGTCTGAATATTCAACCAGAACACTATCCTATCGTCGGCCATCATCTGATAAGCACGCTGGATGAAATGTTCTCTCCTGGTCAGGAAGTGTTAGATGCCTGGGCGAAAGCCTACGGTGTGTTGGCGGATGTATTTATTGCGCGAGAAAGTCAGATTTATCAACAGAGTGAAAATAGTGATGGCGGCTGGCGAACCTTGCGCCGTTTCCGCATCATCAAAAAAGAGATGCAGAGTGAGGTTATTTGTAGTTTTGTGTTAGCACCTGAAGACGGTGGCCGGGTATTGGATTTCAAACCAGGACAATATCTGGGTATCTATATTGAAGATGAACGGCTTGAATATCAGGAAATCCGCCAATACTCCCTGACCGCCGCGCCAAACGGCAAAACCTACCGTATTGCGGTGAAGCGTGAAGATCAAGGGACCGTTTCTAATTATATGCACCGTGAATTGAACGAGGGCGACAGTGTACGCATTGCCCCTCCACGTGGTGATTTCTTCTTGGATATTACGCCGGATACCCCTGTAGCGCTGATTTCGGCTGGTGTCGGTCAAACCCCGATGTTGAGTATGCTCAACACCTTGCACAATCAGCAACATCCCGCGCCAGTACATTGGTTACATGCCGCTGAAAATGGACGAGTTCATGCTTTTGCTGACGAAGTTGCCGCTATTTCAGACAATATGCCCAATCTCAGCCGCCATGTATGGTATCGCGAGCCAACCGCCCAAGATAATCATGGGAAGGATTATCACAGTAAAGGGTTAATGGATCTCAGCTCACATCAGTGGCTGGCAGCCGATCCCAACCGACATTATTACTTCTGCGGCCCGTTAGCTTTTATGCAATTTGTCGGCCGCCAATTATTAGCGCAAGGAGTCGCTGCCGAGCGAATTCACTACGAGTGCTTCGGCCCGCATAAAGTCATTTAA
- the yhfZ gene encoding GntR family transcriptional regulator YhfZ has translation MSKKFIKKEGLALVSMARYLIGERSGNRLKTIDELSDDFGISVGVVQHALKVLEADGAIIVERRGRNGTLLIDLNMPLLLQQADLGNMVCAMPLPYTKLYEGLASGLREQFTLLPLYFAHMRGAEVRIECLIDGIYDMAVVSHLAAKSYLDQGKVALALNLGNGSYVDGHQLICRRGEQNNIRRVGLDPRSPDQCLLTEIKFSGQPIELVELPYSDCIAHINRGDIDAAIWNLADNVPHENLQAIKLQGDERYIQASQAVILIRPDNHPIKLLLEKGINETLLLNHQRAVQNGEIEPRY, from the coding sequence ATGAGTAAGAAATTCATAAAAAAAGAAGGGTTGGCATTGGTATCTATGGCGCGCTATTTAATTGGTGAGCGCTCCGGGAATCGGCTTAAAACCATCGATGAGTTATCCGATGATTTCGGTATCTCCGTCGGCGTGGTACAGCATGCATTAAAAGTGCTGGAAGCGGATGGCGCTATCATCGTTGAACGCCGAGGTCGTAATGGCACCTTGTTGATTGATCTGAATATGCCGCTGTTACTGCAACAGGCTGATCTGGGTAATATGGTGTGTGCCATGCCACTACCTTACACCAAGCTTTATGAAGGTTTGGCCAGCGGTTTAAGAGAGCAATTTACCTTACTTCCCCTTTATTTTGCCCATATGCGCGGCGCTGAAGTGCGGATAGAATGTCTGATAGACGGTATTTACGACATGGCGGTGGTTTCGCATCTGGCAGCTAAGAGTTATCTGGATCAAGGTAAAGTCGCTCTGGCACTGAATCTGGGAAATGGCTCTTACGTGGATGGTCACCAACTTATTTGCCGCCGTGGTGAGCAAAATAACATTCGTCGTGTCGGGTTAGATCCGCGCTCCCCCGATCAATGTCTGCTCACTGAGATTAAATTTTCCGGACAACCTATCGAATTAGTTGAATTACCTTATAGCGATTGTATCGCACATATAAATCGTGGTGATATTGATGCCGCTATTTGGAATCTGGCGGATAATGTCCCTCATGAAAATTTGCAGGCAATAAAACTGCAAGGCGATGAGCGCTATATTCAAGCTTCGCAAGCCGTTATCCTTATCCGACCCGATAATCATCCGATCAAATTGCTGCTGGAAAAAGGCATTAATGAGACATTACTGCTTAACCACCAGCGAGCAGTACAGAATGGCGAGATAGAACCTCGTTATTAA
- a CDS encoding PRD domain-containing protein: MKICIDARLNILCQSGVIDQDIGQGLDQVINRLEHFWQLPVHGEQGVMAITHMANALMRTRRGEEIAALNPAILAEIVQSKEIHYIREINQDLLAYFSLKPAENEIGYLLANLYGLYLSSDTPLLR, from the coding sequence TTGAAGATTTGTATTGATGCGCGTCTTAATATTCTATGTCAGTCAGGGGTTATCGATCAGGATATTGGTCAAGGATTAGACCAGGTTATCAACCGGTTAGAACATTTCTGGCAATTACCGGTACATGGGGAGCAAGGGGTAATGGCTATCACTCATATGGCAAATGCATTAATGCGAACCCGCCGCGGCGAAGAGATCGCTGCGTTGAACCCGGCAATATTAGCGGAAATTGTTCAAAGCAAAGAAATTCACTATATCCGGGAAATAAATCAGGATTTATTGGCCTATTTTTCATTAAAACCGGCAGAAAATGAAATCGGATATTTACTCGCGAACCTTTACGGTCTATACCTTTCCAGTGACACGCCCCTGTTGCGCTAA
- a CDS encoding YhfX family PLP-dependent enzyme, translating to MFLKTLLKQNTKLIDAAISFWHQGKIYPDSYVIDVEQTEANARLLLQVAHHHQVKLYLMSKQFGRNPELCRRLLACSYQSTHYHGMVAVDFKEARQLYRHAIPVAHIGHLVQPPSGMLAEIIRQRPEVITVFSLEKALEISQTAHRQHIIQPLMLKVCQSGDLLYSGQEAGFELNHLPAVIAALREMPGVRLIGITHFPCMVYDPQLRQTLPTANMQTLLTARDILQAEDVTLEQVNAPSATSCTTLSQLAQLGITHSEPGHALTGTMPANQHGDQPEQISMLYLSEISHHFADNSYVFGGGYYRRGHLQNALIWHDNQFSQSSVLPIDNDSIDYCLRLAGQFPVGSPVIMCFRTQIFVTRSDVVLIDGIQSGTPRILGCYDSQGNRLG from the coding sequence ATGTTTTTAAAAACCCTATTAAAACAAAACACTAAACTTATTGATGCGGCTATCTCATTCTGGCATCAGGGAAAGATTTATCCTGATAGCTATGTCATCGATGTGGAACAAACTGAAGCTAATGCCCGTTTACTACTGCAAGTTGCCCATCATCACCAAGTAAAACTGTATTTGATGAGCAAACAATTTGGCCGTAATCCGGAGTTGTGTCGCCGGCTGCTGGCTTGCAGTTATCAGAGCACCCATTATCACGGCATGGTGGCGGTGGATTTTAAAGAAGCTCGACAACTCTATCGCCACGCCATTCCTGTTGCTCATATTGGCCATCTGGTACAACCCCCCTCTGGCATGCTGGCGGAAATAATTCGTCAGCGACCAGAAGTCATAACCGTTTTCTCATTGGAAAAGGCACTAGAAATATCACAGACGGCACATCGCCAACATATTATCCAACCCTTAATGTTGAAGGTTTGCCAATCAGGAGATTTGCTCTATTCAGGGCAAGAAGCGGGGTTCGAGTTAAATCATTTACCGGCTGTCATTGCGGCTCTACGGGAGATGCCAGGCGTGCGATTGATTGGAATAACGCATTTCCCTTGTATGGTGTATGACCCCCAGTTGCGGCAAACTTTGCCAACAGCCAACATGCAAACTTTATTGACCGCGCGGGATATCCTGCAAGCAGAAGATGTCACCCTTGAACAGGTAAATGCCCCCTCAGCAACCAGTTGTACCACCCTCTCCCAGTTGGCCCAATTAGGGATAACACACAGCGAACCAGGCCATGCCCTCACCGGAACCATGCCCGCCAATCAGCATGGCGACCAGCCAGAACAGATATCTATGCTATATCTGTCCGAGATTTCCCATCATTTTGCTGATAATAGCTATGTATTTGGCGGCGGTTATTATCGCCGTGGTCATTTGCAAAATGCGTTAATTTGGCACGATAACCAATTTAGCCAATCCTCAGTATTACCGATTGATAATGACAGTATCGATTATTGTCTGCGTCTGGCGGGCCAGTTCCCAGTTGGTAGTCCGGTTATTATGTGTTTCCGCACCCAGATATTTGTAACTCGCAGTGATGTCGTATTGATAGATGGCATTCAAAGTGGTACTCCCCGCATACTTGGCTGCTATGACAGCCAGGGCAATAGGCTGGGTTAA
- a CDS encoding phosphotriesterase-related protein, with protein MINPDGYTYAHEHLHIDLSGFKNNLDCRLDQYQLICDEMRELVGKGVANIVEVTNRYMGRNPQFLLNVMRDSGINVITSTGYYTDSFYPPMVRESSAQQLAQTMIDEIEIGIDGTELKAGVIAEIGTSEGIITPDETKVFHAAALAHHATGLPISTHTSFSTMGLEQIALLKQHGVALEHVVIGHCDLKEQPDLIMKMIDMGVYVQFDTIGKNSYFPDERRIAMLVTLAERGLLDKVMLSMDITRRSHLKANGGSGFSYLVDSFVPMLLAAGISSAQVEMMLRHNPNKFFATQGK; from the coding sequence ATGATTAATCCCGATGGATACACCTACGCGCACGAACATCTCCATATTGATTTATCCGGATTTAAAAATAATTTGGACTGCCGGTTGGATCAATATCAACTCATCTGCGACGAAATGCGTGAGTTAGTGGGTAAAGGGGTGGCCAATATTGTCGAAGTGACCAATCGATATATGGGCCGAAATCCGCAGTTTTTATTGAATGTGATGCGTGACAGTGGCATCAATGTTATCACTTCAACCGGCTATTATACCGACAGTTTTTACCCGCCAATGGTGCGCGAGAGTAGCGCTCAGCAATTGGCACAAACCATGATTGATGAAATAGAGATAGGTATTGATGGCACAGAACTGAAAGCCGGTGTTATTGCCGAAATTGGCACCAGTGAGGGCATAATTACCCCTGACGAAACCAAAGTCTTTCATGCCGCAGCATTAGCTCACCATGCCACCGGCCTGCCCATTTCGACCCACACCAGTTTCAGCACTATGGGGTTGGAGCAAATCGCCCTGCTCAAGCAACATGGTGTCGCGCTGGAGCACGTAGTCATCGGCCATTGTGACCTGAAAGAACAGCCCGATCTTATTATGAAAATGATCGATATGGGTGTATATGTCCAATTCGATACCATTGGTAAAAATAGCTATTTCCCTGATGAACGTCGAATCGCGATGTTAGTCACACTCGCTGAACGTGGGTTATTGGATAAAGTCATGCTCTCTATGGATATAACCCGCCGCTCACATTTAAAAGCCAATGGCGGTAGTGGATTTAGCTATTTAGTTGATTCATTTGTTCCCATGTTACTGGCCGCAGGGATTTCCTCCGCTCAGGTGGAAATGATGTTGCGCCACAATCCTAATAAATTTTTCGCCACGCAAGGAAAGTGA
- a CDS encoding DUF2620 domain-containing protein produces MKKIGIAGLQRELIREMIEQTAPHTFEIFILSDMDAAVKVKEGQLDYYIGACNTGAGAALSMAIAIIGYNKSATIAKPGIKAKPEQIEKFVTEGKVAFGLSVEHIEHAIPLLITQLR; encoded by the coding sequence ATGAAGAAGATTGGCATTGCCGGGCTGCAACGAGAATTAATTCGTGAAATGATTGAGCAGACGGCTCCTCATACTTTTGAAATATTTATTCTTTCGGATATGGATGCCGCAGTAAAAGTGAAAGAAGGCCAGTTGGATTATTATATTGGTGCCTGTAACACTGGGGCCGGAGCCGCATTATCAATGGCTATCGCGATTATTGGTTATAACAAAAGTGCCACAATTGCCAAGCCGGGAATCAAAGCCAAACCAGAACAAATAGAAAAATTTGTCACTGAGGGTAAAGTGGCGTTTGGCCTATCGGTTGAACATATTGAGCATGCTATCCCGCTGCTGATTACACAGCTGCGCTAA
- a CDS encoding YhfT family protein, which yields MDYIHIVVVALLTGMTALLSHRSVAVFHDGIRPILPQLVEGNMSRREAGSIAFGLSVGFIASVGISFTLSTGLLNSWLLFLPTDIIGVLAINSYLAFALGAAWGILALTSLPAVNTALTSLPVNFIGSLGELSSPVISAFALFPLVAIFYQFGWKTAVVSAFIVLLTRLIITRFTGLFPESIEIFVGMILLIGIAIAQDLRAKTHLGGGGGHSVFEERTQRIIKNLPMLAIVGGLISAVASMKIFGGSEVSIYTLAKAYAPGITPEESLALIHQASLAEFMRGLGFVPLIATTALATGVYAVAGFTFVFVVGYLVPNPLLAGIIGAVVISLEVLMLRSIGKWLGRFPSVRNASDNIRNAMNLLMEYALLIGAIFASIKMAGYTGFTITTALYFLNEAIGRPVMKIAAPVVAVIIAGIVLNLFYWLGLFVPA from the coding sequence GTGGATTATATTCATATTGTTGTGGTTGCCCTGTTGACCGGGATGACCGCGCTGCTTTCTCACCGCAGTGTCGCCGTGTTCCATGACGGCATTCGCCCTATTCTGCCGCAATTGGTTGAAGGAAATATGAGTCGCCGTGAGGCGGGCAGTATCGCTTTTGGTCTGAGTGTTGGCTTTATTGCCTCTGTCGGTATCTCTTTCACACTCTCAACCGGTTTACTTAACTCCTGGCTGCTATTTCTGCCGACCGACATCATTGGTGTACTGGCAATTAATAGCTATCTGGCCTTCGCGCTAGGTGCAGCTTGGGGTATTTTAGCACTGACCAGCTTGCCGGCCGTTAATACCGCTTTGACCTCATTGCCGGTGAACTTTATTGGCTCACTAGGAGAGCTGAGCAGCCCAGTAATTTCCGCCTTCGCCTTGTTCCCATTGGTCGCCATTTTCTACCAATTTGGCTGGAAAACTGCCGTCGTCTCTGCTTTTATCGTGCTACTAACCCGCCTAATTATTACTCGATTTACCGGCTTATTTCCTGAATCCATTGAGATTTTCGTCGGTATGATTCTGCTTATTGGTATTGCCATTGCACAAGATTTACGAGCCAAAACCCACCTGGGAGGTGGTGGTGGGCACTCTGTTTTCGAAGAGCGAACCCAGCGAATTATTAAAAATCTCCCGATGCTGGCGATTGTCGGCGGGTTAATTTCTGCGGTAGCCAGTATGAAGATCTTCGGCGGTAGCGAAGTGTCGATTTACACCCTGGCAAAAGCTTACGCTCCGGGCATCACACCGGAAGAATCGCTGGCATTAATCCATCAGGCATCATTGGCCGAGTTTATGCGTGGCCTCGGTTTTGTACCGTTAATTGCCACCACCGCGCTGGCAACCGGTGTTTATGCCGTAGCTGGTTTCACATTCGTGTTTGTGGTGGGTTATCTGGTACCGAATCCATTGCTGGCAGGGATAATTGGTGCGGTAGTAATATCGCTGGAAGTATTGATGCTGCGCTCAATCGGCAAGTGGCTGGGCCGCTTCCCGTCGGTGCGAAATGCTTCCGACAATATTCGTAATGCTATGAATTTACTGATGGAATATGCGCTGTTAATCGGGGCTATTTTCGCGTCAATCAAAATGGCCGGTTACACCGGTTTTACTATCACTACCGCACTCTATTTCCTCAACGAGGCTATTGGCCGCCCGGTAATGAAGATTGCCGCACCTGTGGTTGCAGTGATTATCGCCGGTATTGTGCTGAATCTGTTCTATTGGCTGGGGTTATTTGTCCCGGCATAA
- the glnB gene encoding nitrogen regulatory protein P-II: protein MKKIDAIIKPFKLDDVREALAEVGITGMTVTEVKGFGRQKGHTELYRGAEYMVDFLPKVKIEIVVADDIVDTCVEAIMQTAQTGKIGDGKIFVFDVSRVVRIRTGEQDEEAI, encoded by the coding sequence ATGAAAAAAATTGACGCGATTATTAAGCCATTCAAACTCGATGATGTCCGTGAGGCACTAGCTGAAGTTGGTATCACCGGGATGACGGTAACAGAAGTAAAAGGTTTTGGCCGCCAGAAAGGGCATACCGAACTGTACCGTGGTGCTGAGTATATGGTGGATTTCCTGCCAAAAGTAAAAATCGAAATTGTTGTTGCTGACGATATTGTGGATACCTGCGTAGAAGCGATTATGCAAACTGCTCAGACCGGTAAAATCGGCGATGGTAAAATCTTTGTCTTTGATGTCTCCCGCGTAGTTCGTATCCGTACCGGTGAGCAGGACGAAGAAGCGATTTAA
- a CDS encoding NAD+ synthase — protein sequence MSRSLSIALAQLNWLVGDIEGNTERMLQTLHEQQKAGADLVMFSELALSGYPPEDLLYRDDFYQRCEAQLDRLQAATQQTAVLVGHPWREEGNLYNALSLFADGKLLGRYFKQQLPNYGVFDEKRYFSAGHDTCVVELKGYRLGLLICEDLWFDGPVDAVKAAGAEIVLSINASPYNREKPYIRKTLMAAHCQRTGLPLVYLNQIGGQDELIFDGCSKVFDAAGNMTHRLAAFAEQTTLLQFNECEVVPMMAPAAELPPLAQVYEALVLAVRDYVTKNGFNGAVLGLSGGIDSALTLAIAVDALGKDKVQALMMPFRYTADISIADAKEEAEILGIEFDVLSIEPMFDAFMGQLSPMFAGTARDTTEENLQARCRGVVLMALSNKRRSIVLTTGNKSEMAVGYATLYGDMAGGFDVLKDVPKTLVFKLSEYRNTVSYVIPQRVITRPPSAELAPDQKDEDSLPPYDILDAILEGYVEQDKSVADLVAEGFDETIVRKVIRLVDINEYKRRQSAVGPRITARNFGKDRRYPITSGFGRKNW from the coding sequence ATGAGCAGATCACTTTCTATTGCATTAGCCCAGTTAAATTGGCTGGTCGGCGATATTGAAGGCAACACTGAACGTATGTTGCAGACCTTACATGAGCAGCAGAAGGCTGGAGCCGACCTGGTGATGTTCTCCGAGCTGGCTTTGTCCGGTTATCCGCCAGAAGATCTGCTGTACCGTGATGATTTCTACCAACGCTGTGAAGCGCAGTTGGATCGTTTGCAGGCGGCAACGCAGCAAACCGCCGTGTTGGTGGGGCATCCATGGCGTGAAGAGGGTAACCTGTATAACGCGTTATCCCTGTTTGCGGACGGTAAGTTGCTGGGGCGTTATTTCAAACAGCAATTACCCAACTACGGCGTATTTGATGAGAAACGCTATTTCTCTGCCGGTCATGATACCTGTGTGGTGGAGTTAAAAGGTTACCGCTTGGGTCTGCTTATCTGTGAAGATTTATGGTTCGATGGCCCGGTTGATGCAGTTAAAGCTGCGGGGGCTGAAATTGTATTGTCGATCAATGCCTCGCCGTATAACCGGGAAAAACCCTATATTCGCAAAACGCTAATGGCGGCGCATTGCCAGCGTACCGGCTTGCCATTGGTGTATCTCAACCAAATTGGTGGTCAGGATGAGCTGATTTTTGATGGCTGTTCCAAAGTATTCGATGCTGCCGGTAATATGACCCACCGTCTGGCGGCATTTGCTGAGCAAACCACCTTATTGCAGTTCAATGAGTGTGAAGTGGTGCCGATGATGGCACCTGCCGCTGAGTTGCCGCCATTGGCGCAGGTCTATGAGGCCTTGGTTTTGGCGGTGCGTGATTACGTCACTAAAAATGGTTTCAATGGCGCGGTTCTTGGCCTGTCGGGCGGGATTGACTCAGCGCTGACACTGGCAATCGCCGTGGATGCTTTGGGTAAAGATAAGGTTCAGGCATTGATGATGCCGTTCCGTTATACCGCAGATATCAGTATCGCTGATGCCAAAGAAGAAGCTGAAATTTTAGGTATCGAATTTGATGTGCTCTCCATCGAACCGATGTTTGATGCCTTTATGGGCCAATTGTCACCGATGTTTGCTGGTACCGCACGCGATACCACTGAAGAAAATCTTCAGGCGCGTTGCCGTGGTGTGGTGTTGATGGCGTTGTCGAACAAACGCCGTAGCATTGTATTAACCACCGGGAACAAAAGCGAAATGGCTGTCGGCTACGCCACACTGTACGGTGATATGGCGGGCGGTTTTGATGTTTTGAAAGATGTGCCTAAGACGTTGGTATTTAAATTATCCGAATATCGTAACACCGTTTCATATGTTATCCCGCAGCGGGTGATTACTCGTCCGCCGTCGGCAGAGCTGGCACCTGATCAGAAAGATGAGGATAGCCTGCCACCTTATGATATTTTGGACGCCATTCTCGAAGGGTATGTCGAGCAAGATAAGTCAGTCGCCGATTTGGTTGCTGAAGGTTTTGATGAAACTATTGTGCGTAAGGTCATCCGCCTGGTAGATATCAACGAATATAAACGGCGTCAGTCTGCTGTCGGGCCGCGAATCACCGCCCGCAATTTTGGTAAAGATAGACGCTATCCGATTACATCAGGCTTTGGCCGCAAGAATTGGTAA
- the glrR gene encoding two-component system response regulator GlrR has translation MTPRKPANLLLVDDDPSLLKLLGMRLTSEGFNVTTAESGQEALRLLMRDKIDLVISDLRMDEMDGMALFAEIQKHQPGMPVIILTAHGSIPDAVAATQQGVFSFLTKPVDRDALYKAIDAALELSIPAGDDTWREEIVTRSPVMLRLLEQAKMVAQSDVSVLINGQSGTGKEVLAQAIHAASPRAKKAFIAINCGALPEQLLESELFGHAKGAFTGAVSSREGLFQAAEGGTLFLDEIGDMPLSLQVKLLRVLQERKVRPLGSNRDLSIDVRIISATHRDLPKAMAKNEFREDLYYRLNVVNLKIPALHERSEDIPLLANHLLRESAKRHKPFVRSFSTDAMKRLMTASWPGNVRQLVNVIEQCVALTSAPVISEALVEQALEGENTALPTFVEARNQFELNYLRKLLQITKGNVTQAARMAGRNRTEFYKLLSRHELDANDFKE, from the coding sequence ATGACGCCACGCAAACCGGCCAATCTACTGCTGGTTGACGACGACCCTAGCTTACTGAAATTGCTGGGAATGCGTTTAACCAGTGAAGGTTTTAATGTCACCACCGCGGAAAGCGGGCAGGAAGCATTGCGTCTGTTGATGCGCGATAAAATTGATTTGGTTATCAGTGACTTGCGTATGGATGAAATGGATGGTATGGCGTTGTTTGCTGAAATACAAAAGCATCAACCGGGTATGCCAGTGATTATCCTGACCGCACATGGCTCGATCCCTGATGCCGTGGCCGCGACCCAACAAGGGGTGTTTAGTTTTCTGACTAAACCGGTTGATCGCGATGCCTTATATAAAGCAATTGATGCAGCATTAGAGCTTTCTATTCCTGCCGGTGATGATACCTGGCGTGAAGAGATAGTGACTCGCAGCCCGGTGATGTTGCGCTTGCTGGAGCAGGCCAAAATGGTGGCGCAATCGGATGTCAGCGTGTTGATTAACGGCCAAAGTGGTACCGGTAAAGAGGTGTTGGCACAAGCCATTCATGCCGCCAGCCCGCGGGCGAAAAAAGCTTTCATCGCAATCAACTGCGGTGCCTTGCCTGAACAGTTACTGGAATCAGAACTATTTGGTCATGCCAAAGGGGCATTTACCGGCGCAGTCAGTAGCCGCGAAGGGCTATTTCAGGCGGCCGAAGGCGGGACACTGTTCTTAGACGAAATCGGTGATATGCCGCTGTCTTTGCAGGTGAAACTACTGCGAGTATTGCAGGAGCGTAAAGTACGCCCTTTGGGCAGTAACCGTGATTTGAGTATCGACGTGCGGATCATTTCAGCGACTCACCGTGATCTGCCCAAGGCGATGGCAAAAAATGAATTTCGCGAAGATCTCTACTATCGTTTGAATGTGGTGAATCTCAAGATCCCCGCATTGCATGAGCGTTCAGAAGATATTCCGCTGCTGGCTAACCATCTGTTACGTGAATCAGCCAAACGCCATAAGCCATTTGTCCGCAGTTTCTCAACCGATGCCATGAAACGGCTGATGACGGCCAGTTGGCCAGGTAACGTGCGGCAGTTGGTGAACGTGATTGAGCAATGTGTGGCATTAACCTCTGCACCTGTTATCAGTGAAGCACTGGTTGAGCAGGCGTTGGAAGGTGAAAATACCGCGTTACCGACCTTTGTCGAGGCGCGTAATCAATTCGAATTGAATTATTTGCGTAAACTGCTACAAATCACCAAAGGCAATGTGACTCAGGCAGCAAGGATGGCGGGGCGTAACCGTACCGAATTTTACAAGTTACTGTCACGTCATGAGCTAGATGCCAATGATTTTAAAGAATAA
- the qseG gene encoding two-component system QseEF-associated lipoprotein QseG — MSSVIKKTVFLSCPTSTTTNKLVGRSGSGIFWPALLLAPLLLTGCTDNPTAGRFSQAVQMVIPETKIVDYRTLSCDVLWDLDDKETLENSLYWLRAMDCAERLGSTQARVLAKTLPVVTWSAAFKQGILVSSAEPSIAERRQVVERLNSYSQSFPGAVRPLIQLWREQQVLRISLAEERTRYQRLQEESDAQIDRLRESQVRLQYNLLDTTRKLENLTDIERQLSSRKQMQNEIPETDADSKAAAALKPAETKPVEAKPQPKVEPVKPVETKPADVKPIETKPAEAKPAENKPAASTSPVESKPTEPPADSKPAPQPVEKPADTYAAPVVPPTDVPPATNKESHDATQTGQSTAG, encoded by the coding sequence ATGAGCAGCGTTATTAAAAAGACCGTCTTTTTGTCATGTCCGACATCAACTACTACCAATAAGCTGGTGGGAAGGTCAGGCTCGGGTATTTTTTGGCCAGCTTTGTTGCTGGCCCCGCTATTACTCACGGGATGTACTGATAACCCGACAGCGGGTCGTTTCTCCCAAGCTGTTCAGATGGTGATACCAGAAACGAAAATCGTTGATTATCGGACCTTATCCTGTGATGTATTGTGGGATCTTGATGATAAAGAGACGCTGGAAAACTCCCTTTATTGGTTACGGGCGATGGATTGTGCTGAGCGCTTGGGTTCAACTCAAGCACGGGTATTAGCCAAAACATTACCGGTCGTGACGTGGTCAGCCGCCTTCAAACAGGGTATTTTGGTGAGCAGCGCTGAACCGTCGATTGCCGAGCGTCGTCAAGTCGTTGAGCGCTTGAACAGCTATAGCCAAAGTTTCCCCGGCGCGGTGCGGCCACTGATTCAACTATGGCGTGAGCAGCAAGTTCTGCGCATCTCTCTGGCAGAAGAGCGCACGCGTTATCAGCGCTTGCAAGAAGAGTCCGACGCGCAAATTGACCGCCTGAGAGAAAGTCAGGTTCGGTTGCAATATAATTTACTGGATACTACCCGTAAGCTGGAAAATCTGACAGATATCGAACGGCAGCTTTCATCACGTAAGCAAATGCAAAACGAGATCCCGGAAACCGATGCTGACAGCAAAGCCGCTGCGGCCCTCAAGCCAGCAGAAACCAAGCCAGTTGAGGCTAAACCTCAGCCTAAAGTCGAGCCGGTTAAACCGGTTGAAACCAAGCCTGCGGATGTTAAACCTATAGAAACCAAACCTGCTGAAGCTAAACCGGCGGAAAACAAACCTGCCGCATCCACCAGCCCGGTTGAAAGTAAACCAACCGAGCCGCCAGCAGACAGCAAACCCGCACCACAACCGGTAGAAAAGCCGGCTGATACTTATGCCGCACCAGTCGTACCACCAACTGACGTGCCACCAGCGACAAATAAGGAATCACATGACGCCACGCAAACCGGCCAATCTACTGCTGGTTGA